Proteins from one Fragaria vesca subsp. vesca linkage group LG6, FraVesHawaii_1.0, whole genome shotgun sequence genomic window:
- the LOC101308784 gene encoding uncharacterized protein LOC101308784 isoform 2, translating into MAIRTLLFRFIVVLLGTTVTPFQQTPPLQIPPLQMPEIGNSFTPVHEGEFTPPFPDIGNNYMNHGEGNPHFHDWHETSDDGGSYVENGYGRKVGYHSNHEGSISEGNNDNNEDFSDISHDEPLS; encoded by the exons ATGGCTATTAGAACTCTGCTATTTCGGTTTATCGTTGTTCTCTTAGGTACTACAGTG ACACCTTTTCAACAAACTCCACCGCTTCAGATTCCACCACTTCAAATGCCTGAAATTGGAAATTCATTT ACACCAGTTCATGAAGGCGAATTCACTCCACCATTTCCTGATATTGGAAATAATTACATG AATCACGGTGAGGGGAATCCACATTTCCATGATTGGCATGAAACATCGGATGATGGTGGGTCGTATGTTGAGAATGGGTACGGGAGGAAGGTCGGGTACCACTCAAATCATGAG GGAAGTATCAGCGAAGGCAACAATGATAATAATGAGGACTTCTCCGATATATCTCATGACGAGCCATTATCTTAA
- the LOC101308784 gene encoding uncharacterized protein LOC101308784 isoform 1: MAIRTLLFRFIVVLLGTTVVSAYELNEEKLKGLKTPFQQTPPLQIPPLQMPEIGNSFTPVHEGEFTPPFPDIGNNYMNHGEGNPHFHDWHETSDDGGSYVENGYGRKVGYHSNHEGSISEGNNDNNEDFSDISHDEPLS, encoded by the exons ATGGCTATTAGAACTCTGCTATTTCGGTTTATCGTTGTTCTCTTAGGTACTACAGTG GTTTCAGCATATGAGTTAAACGAAGAAAAGCTTAAGGGGCTGAAG ACACCTTTTCAACAAACTCCACCGCTTCAGATTCCACCACTTCAAATGCCTGAAATTGGAAATTCATTT ACACCAGTTCATGAAGGCGAATTCACTCCACCATTTCCTGATATTGGAAATAATTACATG AATCACGGTGAGGGGAATCCACATTTCCATGATTGGCATGAAACATCGGATGATGGTGGGTCGTATGTTGAGAATGGGTACGGGAGGAAGGTCGGGTACCACTCAAATCATGAG GGAAGTATCAGCGAAGGCAACAATGATAATAATGAGGACTTCTCCGATATATCTCATGACGAGCCATTATCTTAA
- the LOC101309276 gene encoding uncharacterized protein LOC101309276, with translation MAFKAFLLLLVTILFVATRASSSHDLHEELKIKAAYVQSQTPPPLVTKPPPTYAPPPKVIKPPTPAPPLPKPPVVKPPTYAPPPKVIKAPPPAPPLPKPPVKPPTYAPPLPPVKSKKDCIPLCEQRCSLHSRKRTCMRACMTCCDRCKCVPPGTSGNRERCGKCYTDMTTHGNRSKCP, from the exons ATGGCTTTCAAAGCCTTCCTCCTTCTCTTGGTCACCATTCTCTTTGTTGCCACAAGG GCTTCATCATCTCATGATCTTCATGAGGAACTCAAGATAAAG GCTGCTTATGTCCAGAGCCAAACACCACCACCTCTGGTGACCAAGCCACCACCTACTTATGCTCCACCGCCAAAAGTGATCAAGCCACCCACTCCAGCACCACCTCTGCCCAAGCCACCAGTAGTGAAGCCACCTACTTATGCTCCTCCACCAAAAGTTATCAAGGCACCTCCACCAGCACCACCTCTGCCCAAGCCACCAGTGAAGCCTCCCACCTATGCTCCACCACTTCCCCCAGTCAAATCAAAAAAGG ATTGCATTCCACTGTGTGAACAAAGGTGCTCTTTGCATTCGAGGAAGAGGACGTGCATGAGGGCTTGCATGACATGCTGTGACCGCTGCAAATGTGTGCCTCCGGGAACTTCCGGCAACCGGGAAAGATGCGGCAAGTGCTACACTGACATGACCACCCACGGCAACAGATCCAAGTGCCCTTAG
- the LOC101309568 gene encoding uncharacterized protein LOC101309568 — translation MATISVSPFSPLHPIPTLTHSHSLSIPIPSPTLSFRNVSGSFRRLSSVRNTSSRRPTIVRSAEEDAPIEPVPEEEAGAEQPVSVPVSPSDTLTMFFQADGTLSDAAVPAVTKALEETQGITNLKVEVHEGIGIVELKKQTTVQATGVASSLVEAIQSSGFKLQTLNLSFEEEEEIAV, via the exons ATGGCTACCATTTCAGTCTCACCATTCTCACCTCTGCACCCAATCCCCACCCTCACTCATTCCCATTCCCTCTCCATTCCCATTCCTTCTCCCACTCTTTCGTTTCGAAACGTTTCCGGGTCCTTCAGGCGCTTGAGTTCAGTCAGAAACACCAGCTCCCGCAGACCCACAATTGTGAGGTCAGCCGAGGAAGACGCGCCTATTGAACCAGTCCCGGAAGAAGAAGCCGGCGCCGAGCAGCCCGTTTCGGTACCCGTTTCGCCCTCCGATACTCTCACCATGTTTTTTCAG GCGGATGGAACTTTGAGTGATGCTGCTGTGCCTGCAGTGACAAAAGCATTAGAG GAAACTCAAGGTATTACCAACTTGAAGGTTGAAGTTCATGAGGGTATTGGAATTGTTGAG CTGAAAAAGCAGACAACAGTACAAGCTACCGGGGTTGCTTCCAGTTTAGTTGAGGCCATACAGAGTTCAGGATTCAAGCTACAGACGTTGAATTTGAGTTTTGAGGAAGAAGAGGAAATTGCTGTATAG
- the LOC101310144 gene encoding uncharacterized protein LOC101310144 — protein sequence MEEEKDAFYVVRKGDVVGIYKSLKDCQNQAGSSVCNPSVSVFKGYGLPKEAEEYLVSHGLKNASYTISASDVKDGLFGSLVACPYQQPASSMVNSGFKIAPDQLTRKRMPDVINSGVNDPPQKRSLDQPASSMVNSGFKIAPHQLTRMRLPDVVNSGVNDPPQRTLPDQSCILEFDGASKGNPGLSGAGAVLRAEDGSVLHRLREGVGIATNNVAEYRAVILGLKYALEKGYKHIRVQGDSKLVCCQIQGTWKTKNQNMADLCQVAKQLKDKFTSFQINHVLREFNADADVLANRAVNLRDGQVEVESQQ from the exons ATGGAGGAAGAGAAGGATGCCTTTTATGTTGTTCGAAAGGGAGATGTGGTTGGCATATATAAAAGCTTGAAGGATTGCCAAAACCAAGCTGGTTCATCG GTATGCAATCCTTCTGTAAGTGTGTTTAAAGGGTATGGTTTGCCTAAGGAGGCCGAGGAGTACCTTGTCTCGCATGGGCTTAAGAATGCTTCATATACTATCAGTGCCAGTGATGTGAAAGATGGTCTGTTTGGAAGCCTTGTTGCTTGTCCTTACCAG CAGCCAGCATCTTCTATGGTTAATTCAGGGTTCAAAATTGCACCTGATCAGCTTACACGAAAGAGAATGCCGGATGTGATAAATTCAGGTGTCAATGACCCTCCACAAAAGAGATCACTGGAT CAGCCAGCGTCTTCTATGGTTAATTCTGGCTTCAAAATTGCACCTCATCAGCTTACGCGAATGAGATTGCCGGATGTGGTAAATTCAGGTGTCAATGACCCTCCACAGAGGACATTGCCGGAT CAATCCTGCATACTTGAGTTTGATGGAGCTTCAAAAGGAAATCCTGGATTATCTGGTGCAGGAGCTGTACTTCGTGCTGAAGATGGGAGTGTT TTGCACCGGCTGCGGGAAGGCGTGGGCATTGCAACAAATAACGTCGCTGAATATCGAGCTGTAATTCTAGGATTGAAATATGCTCTTGAGAAAGGTTATAAGCACATTCGTGTTCAGGGAGACTCTAAACTTGTCTGCTGCCAG ATTCAGGGGACCTGGAAGACAAAAAATCAGAATATGGCCGACCTGTGCCAAGTGGCCAAGCAGCTTAAGGACAAGTTTACTTCTTTTCAGATCAATCATGTTCTCAGG GAGTTCAATGCAGATGCTGATGTTCTAGCAAACCGAGCAGTAAATCTCAGAG ATGGTCAAGTTGAAGTGGAATCCCAGCAATAG
- the LOC101309856 gene encoding xyloglucan glycosyltransferase 4-like, whose amino-acid sequence MAPNNSVAVTIEKPNNSFSKTKSFEKEKAASTKQFTWVLLLKVNRIFACLSWLPMAFRKRITSSDMSDEEPRNRGKLYRFIQAFLVLSIVALGVEVIAHYKNWNLNLVHHPWEVQGLLHWSYMAWLSFRVDYIAPVAIFLSKFCIILFLIQSLDRLVLCLGCFWIKFKKIKPRIEPDAYDVEDPSSFPMVLLQIPMCNEREVYEQSIAAACQMDWPRDRLLIQVLDDSDDIILQNLIQDEISEWSQKGINIIYRHRLIRTGYKAGNLKSAMGCEYVKDYEFVAIFDADFTPNPDFLKLTVPHFKGNPELGLVQARWSFVNKDENLLTRLQNINLCFHFEVEQQVNGVFLNFFGFNGTAGVWRIKALEESGGWLERTTVEDMDIAVRAHLNGWKFIFLNDVEALCELPESYETYKKQQHRWHSGPMQLFRLCLPAILTSKISIFKKANLIFLFFLLRKLILPFYSFTLFCIILPLTMFIPEAELPLWVICYVPIFMSFLNILPSPKSFPFLVPYLLFENTMSVTKFNAMVSGLFQLGSSYEWVVTKKTGRSSESDLFALAERESSSEDKILRRNSESGLELLSKLKEQEVAPPKKKKKNGIYRKELALAFLLLTASARSFLSAHGVHFYFLLFQGLSFLVVGLDLIGEQVS is encoded by the exons ATGGCTCCAAACAATTCAGTTGCAGTTACAATAGAGAAGCCAAACAACTCTTTCTCAAAGACCAAGTCTTTTGAGAAGGAGAAAGCAGCCAGCACTAAACAGTTCACATGGGTTCTTCTTCTCAAAGTCAACAGAATCTTTGCTTGTCTCTCATGGCTTCCAATGGCATTCAGAAAACGCATTACCTCATCGGACATGAGCGACGAGGAGCCGAGGAATCGAGGGAAGTTGTATAGATTCATTCAAGCGTTTCTTGTTTTGTCAATTGTGGCTTTGGGAGTTGAAGTGATTGCTCATTACAAGAACTGGAATTTGAATCTGGTTCATCATCCTTGGGAGGTTCAGGGTCTGCTGCACTGGTCTTATATGGCTTGGTTGTCTTTCAGAGTTGATTATATTGCTCCTGTGGCTATATTCCTCTCTAAATTTTGCATTATACTGTTCTTGATCCAATCTCTTGATAGATTGGTTTTGTGTCTTGGATGTTTCTGGATCAAGTTCAAGAAGATAAAGCCAAGAATTGAGCCAGATGCTTATGATGTTGAAGACCCTTCTAGCTTCCCAATGGTCCTTCTTCAGATTCCCATGTGCAATGAGAGAGAG GTGTACGAACAATCCATTGCGGCCGCGTGCCAGATGGATTGGCCAAGAGACAGACTTTTGATTCAAGTTTTGGACGACTCAGACGACATAATTCTGCAGAATTTGATCCAGGACGAAATCTCGGAATGGAGTCAGAAAGGCATCAATATAATCTACAGGCATAGATTGATCAGAACAGGGTACAAAGCTGGGAATCTTAAATCTGCCATGGGTTGTGAGTATGTCAAAGACTACGAGTTTGTGGCAATTTTTGATGCTGATTTCACACCCAATCCTGATTTTCTTAAACTCACTGTTCCTCACTTCAAG GGAAATCCAGAATTAGGACTAGTCCAGGCTAGGTGGTCATTTGTGAACAAGGATGAGAATTTACTTACAAGGCTGCAAAACATTAACTTATGCTTCCATTTTGAAGTGGAGCAGCAAGTTAATGGTGTTTTTCTAAATTTCTTCGGGTTCAATGGAACCGCTGGAGTTTGGAGGATTAAGGCTCTGGAAGAATCAGGAGGCTGGCTAGAGAGAACAACAGTTGAAGACATGGACATTGCTGTTCGAGCACACTTGAATGGATGGAAATTCATATTCCTCAATGATGTAGAAGCCCTCTGTGAACTACCAGAGTCCTATGAAACTTACAAGAAACAGCAGCACCGTTGGCATTCGGGTCCAATGCAGCTCTTCAGATTATGCCTTCCAGCTATCTTAACTTCCAAG ATATCTATATTCAAAAAGGCCAACTTGATATTTCTGTTCTTTCTTTTGAGGAAGCTAATTCTTCCCTTTTACTCATTCACATTGTTCTGTATCATACTTCCATTGACCATGTTCATTCCTGAGGCTGAACTTCCCCTTTGGGTAATTTGCTATGTGCCCATTTTCATGTCCTTCCTAAACATTTTACCATCCCCAAAATCTTTCCCTTTCTTAGTCCCATACCTACTCTTTGAAAACACAATGTCCGTGACAAAATTCAATGCCATGGTCTCCGGTCTATTTCAACTGGGAAGTTCTTATGAGTGGGTGGTGACAAAGAAGACCGGAAGATCATCAGAATCAGATTTGTTTGCGCTTGCAGAAAGAGAATCCTCGAGTGAAGACAAGATCCTAAGGAGGAACTCCGAGTCTGGTTTAGAATTGTTGAGCAAACTCAAGGAACAAGAAGTAGCACCTCCCAAGAAGAAGAAGAAAAATGGGATCTACAGAAAAGAGCTTGCTCTTGCTTTCCTCCTACTCACAGCATCAGCAAGAAGTTTCCTATCAGCTCATGGAGTTCACTTCTATTTCTTGCTTTTCCAAGGCTTGTCCTTTCTTGTTGTAGGCTTGGACTTAATAGGTGAGCAGGTTAGCTAA